The Pelmatolapia mariae isolate MD_Pm_ZW linkage group LG10_11, Pm_UMD_F_2, whole genome shotgun sequence genome includes a region encoding these proteins:
- the LOC134637031 gene encoding uncharacterized protein LOC134637031 codes for MPMSCCVYGCSSRSTRETDKRYFRVPKIAQRRGEKWKILTEKRRKKWILNLRLQSGGAESANARVCSDHFVRGCPSALDDEESEDWAPTVNLGYERKPRSESVLKREKRMKLKAEQHRCAEAILDMQQTAESPDLSLVTVENPELQLPAENPQPEDFSVNETFTYPGCAAAGCQTELTMDDIEKMEDVLRQNTAELVDLRSKALDTQFSQEAFEKN; via the exons ATGCCTATGTCCTGTTGTGTTTACGGATGCTCCAGTAGGTCGACCAGAGAAACCGATAAACGGTATTTTAGGGTACCAAAAATAGCCCAacgaagaggagaaaaatggaaaattctaaCCGAAAAACGTaggaaaaaatggattttaaatttaCGTTTACAGTCGGGAGGAGCAGAGTCTGCCAATGCCCGTGTCTGCAGCGACCACTTCGTCAGAG GCTGCCCAAGTGCTTTGGATGACGAAGAGTCGGAGGACTGGGCTCCGACGGTCAATCTCGGCTACGAACGAAAACCCAGATCGGAATCAGTTCTCAAACGAGAGAAAAGAATGAAGCTTAAGGCAGAACAGCATCGATGTGCAGAGGCGATTTTGGATATGCAACAGACGGCTGAGAGCCCGGATTTGAGCCTAGTGACAGTGGAGAACCCCGAACTGCAGCTTCCAGCTGAGAATCCACAACCAGAAGACTTCAGTGTGAATGAGACATTCACTTATCCAG GCTGTGCGGCTGCTGGATGCCAGACAGAGCTGACGATGGATGACATCGAGAAGATGGAGGATGTTTTGAGACAGAACACAGCAGAGCTGGTTGATCTTCGGAGCAAGGCTCTGGACACACAGTTCAGCCAGGAGgcttttgaaaaaaattaa